A DNA window from Argopecten irradians isolate NY chromosome 10, Ai_NY, whole genome shotgun sequence contains the following coding sequences:
- the LOC138332572 gene encoding protein SPT2 homolog — protein sequence MSGIPKGACDIMSGIPQGACGCISGIPQGACGSISGIPQGACCSMSGILQGACCSMSGNPQGACDIMSGIPQGACDIMSGIPERACGSMSGIPQGAYGSMSGIPQGACDMSGILQGACCSMRGIPQGACGSMSGILQGAFGSMSVIPQGACGSMSGIPQGACGSMSGIPQETCGSMSGIQQETCGRLSDIPQGACGSIFDTLHGACGRFYNQEASYPLPRPRLPGFYNQEASYPLPASLQDSIIRRPAIPYLPPSQDSTIRRPAAPSRILQSGGPIPFNQGPTHPSYQDSTIRRPAIPYPAILPGFYNQEASYPLLPGRPVISPTRPLPGFYNQEAKLSPTRLPPRILQSGGQLSPYPLPTQDSTIRRPAIPYPPPSQDSTIRRPAIPYLPPSQDSTIRRPAIPYLPPPPRILHNQEASYPLPDLPPGFYNQEASYPLPASLPGFQIRRPATNPLSLPGFYNRGALT from the exons ATGAGTGGCATTCCAAAGGGAGCTTGTGACATTATGAGTGGCATCCCACAGGGAGCTTGTGGCTGTATAAGTGGCATCCCACAGGGAGCTTGTGGCAGTATAAGTGGCATTCCACAGGGAGCTTGTTGCAGTATGAGTGGCATTCTACAAGGAGCTTGTTGCAGTATGAGTGGCAATCCACAGGGAGCTTGTGACATTATGAGTGGCATCCCACAGGGAGCTTGTGACATTATGAGTGGCATCCCAGAGAGAGCTTGTGGCAGTATGAGTGGCATCCCACAGGGAGCTTATGGCAGTATGAGTGGCATCCCACAGGGAGCTTGTGACATGAGTGGCATCCTACAAGGAGCTTGTTGCAGTATGAGAGGCATCCCACAGGGAGCTTGTGGCAGTATGAGTGGCATCCTGCAAGGAGCTTTTGGCAGTATGAGTGTCATCCCACAGGGAGCTTGTGGCAGCATGAGTGGCATCCCACAGGGAGCTTGTGGTAGTATGAGTGGCATTCCACAGGAAACTTGTGGCAGTATGAGTGGCATTCAACAGGAAACTTGTGGCAGATTGAGTGACATCCCACAAGGAGCTTGTGGCAGTATATTTGACACTCTACATGGAGCTTGTGGCA GATTCTACAATCAGGAGGCCAGCTATCCCCTACCCCGCCCTCGCCTCCCAGGATTCTACAATCAGGAGGCCAGCTATCCCCTACCCGCCTCCCTCCAGGATTCTATAATCAGGAGGCCAGCTATCCCCTACCTGCCTCCCTCCCAGGATTCTACAATCAGGAGGCCAGCTGCCCCCTCCAGGATTCTACAATCAGGAGGCCCTATCCCCTTTAATCAAGGACCCACCCACCCATCCTACCAGGATTCTACAATCAGGAGGCCAGCTATCCCCTACCCAGCCATCCTCCCAGGATTCTACAATCAGGAGGCCAGCTATCCCCTACTACCAGGAAGGCCAGTCATATCCCCTACCCGCCCCCTCCCAGGATTCTACAATCAGGAGGCCAAGCTATCCCCTACCCGCCTCCCTCCCAGGATTCTACAATCAGGAGGCCAGCTATCCCCCTACCCCCTCCCTACCCAGGATTCTACAATCAGGAGGCCAGCTATCCCCTATCCGCCTCCCTCCCAGGATTCTACAATCAGGAGGCCAGCTATCCCCTACCTGCCTCCCTCCCAGGATTCTACAATCAGGAGGCCAGCTATCCCCTACCTGCCTCCCCCGCCCAGGATTCTACATAATCAGGAGGCCAGCTATCCCCTACCCGACCTCCCTCCAGGATTCTACAATCAGGAGGCCAGCTATCCCCTACCCGCCTCCCTCCCAGGATTCCAAATCAGGAGGCCAGCTACTAATCCCCTATCCCTCCCAGGATTCTACAATCGAGGAGCCCTTACATAG
- the LOC138332573 gene encoding uncharacterized protein, producing MIQSGGQLSPTRLPPRILQSGGQLSPTRLPPRILQSGGQLSPTLPPSQDSTIRRPAIPLPASLPGFYNQEASYPLPASLPGFYNQEASYPLPASLPGFYNQEASYPLPYHLPLPPRILQSGGQLFYNPASLPGFYNPSYNQEASPLPASPPTGFYNQEASYPLPRPPPRILQSERPAIPYPPPSQDSTIRRPAIPYPHLPPRILQSGGQLSPTRLPPRILQSGGQLSPTRLPPRILQSGGQLSPTRHPPPSQDSTIRRPAIPYPPPSQDSTIRRPAIPYPPPSQDSTIRRPAIPYPPPSQDSTIRRPAIPYPPPSQDSTIRRPAIPYPPPSQDSTIRRPAIPYPPPSQDSTIRRPAIPYPPPSQDSTIRRPAIPYPPPSQDSTIGWPAQPPVFVGGISFL from the coding sequence ATGATACAATCAGGAGGCCAGCTATCCCCTACCCGCCTCCCTCCCAGGATTCTACAATCAGGAGGCCAGCTATCCCCTACCCGCCTCCCTCCCAGGATTCTACAATCAGGAGGCCAGCTATCCCCTACCCTGCCTCCCTCCCAGGATTCTACAATCAGGAGGCCAGCTATCCCCCTACCCGCCTCCCTCCCAGGATTCTACAATCAGGAGGCCAGCTATCCCCTACCCGCCTCCCTCCCAGGATTCTACAATCAGGAGGCCAGCTATCCCCTACCCGCCTCCCTCCCAGGATTCTACAATCAGGAGGCCAGCTATCCCCTACCCTATCACCTACCCCTCCCTCCCAGGATTCTACAATCAGGAGGCCAGCTATTCTACAATCCCGCCTCCCTCCCAGGATTCTACAATCCCAGCTACAATCAGGAGGCCAGCCCCCTACCTGCCTCCCCTCCCACAGGATTCTACAATCAGGAGGCCAGCTATCCCCTACCCCGCCCCCCTCCCAGGATTCTACAATCAGAGAGGCCAGCTATCCCCTACCCGCCCCCCTCCCAGGATTCTACAATCAGGAGGCCAGCTATCCCCTACCCACATCTCCCTCCCAGGATTCTACAATCAGGAGGCCAGCTATCCCCTACCCGCCTCCCTCCCAGGATTCTACAATCAGGAGGCCAGCTATCCCCTACCCGCCTCCCTCCCAGGATTCTACAATCAGGAGGCCAGCTATCCCCTACCCGCCACCCTCCCCCCTCCCAGGATTCTACAATCAGGAGGCCAGCTATCCCCTACCCGCCTCCCTCCCAGGATTCTACAATCAGGAGGCCAGCTATCCCCTACCCGCCTCCCTCCCAGGATTCTACAATCAGGAGGCCAGCTATCCCCTACCCGCCTCCCTCCCAGGATTCTACAATCAGGAGGCCAGCTATCCCCTACCCGCCTCCCTCCCAGGATTCTACAATCAGGAGGCCAGCTATCCCCTACCCGCCTCCCTCCCAGGATTCTACAATCAGGAGGCCAGCTATCCCCTACCCGCCTCCCTCCCAGGATTCTACAATCAGGAGGCCAGCTATCCCCTACCCACCTCCCTCCCAGGATTCTACAATCAGGAGGCCAGCTATCCCCTACCCGCCTCCCTCCCAGGATTCTACAATTGGGTGGCCAGCTCAGCCACCTGTGTTTGTGGGTGGTATCTCATTCCTCTGA